The window GAAAAGATCCTTGATTTATCGAAGATAACTTTTCATCCATTCGTAAACGCTGGTACGTACGCGATGAATTAAGTTCTTCAAAGTCAGCGGCGCGAGCCGTTCTTTTTTTCCCCCTCTCCcgctttcttccttcttcttatcTGACAGGTGTTGAACTGAACGTGCATGGACTCTTCCTTTTTCAGTACGAGCCGGTGATACAACCCGGAAGTCACGATTACCTGCATCACATGACTTTGTACGAGTGTCGTAGAGATCAGGCGCTATTGGAGTCCGCTGCAAAGACGTCCGGCAGTGTTTGCTACGAGCCCAATCAGCCGTCTCTTGAGTGTAACACAATCGCGGCTATCTGGAGCCTGGGTTCTGAGGTATGCTACGTGacacatttaaatataaatgaagaattaaataaatttcccaTCCGACACAGATATCGGCTCGAGATATAATTTCGCTCGAATTAGAAAGTGAAAAATTAGGTTCGTTTCGATTCAAGCGATTcttaaaagagaaattaaatgCAAATTACTAAATCGATTCGAGCCATGGTACCGAACAATGTAACTCTGATGTTGAAGTATTGTTTAAAAAAACACTTGACAGGTTTAATTGTACTCGCCCAAgagtcagagagagagagagagagagagagagaagtgtcttcttttcttttaaattattttatatggaTGACAGTGCTTTCGCATGTACGAGCAATTAAATCATGACACGATGTCGCGTGTGAGATTACCGGCTGTCCCGCGATCAGTTGCATCTTCTCAGGGTATTCGTGTTACCAGCGTGACCACGAAGAAACGAGTTCGCGACGCTCTCTCGCTCTCCGCATTGATATGCATTACACAAAACCCAGAATTACCGCGATACTCTCTGTGTTCTACCAGTGTGTCTCTTACGCTTGTCCCAGGATGATGCCAGATTAACATTTGTGGACAATGATTTACCTCGGTGCAATTACCCGCCTCACTGATTCAAATCTcgattatatttcaaatatgatttatacatataattaagcACCTGTGCTTGCTTTACTTTAAACTACACCACACACTAAACATGTTACACACGAAACTTAATCCATAATAAATAACACAATCTATAATGAAAATTCCCTCGATAACGCACGTACATAGGCACTTTCGCGTTGCCTTTAAAAATTCTTCACGcaaatatttatagtaaatCACAATAATAAAAACTGAAAAGAACCATTTATCCCTAACACGAGCTACCCCATGAATCTTTGATCATCGTCCATAAATCTGACGCCCCCGATTCTCGAATCGTCAGACATATTCCTAGACAGCGTATAATCGAACGTTCGTCACGGTTTTTCTCGCAGGGCTTCAATTATCCACCGGAGGCCGGTTATGCGCTCGATCCGCACACAGGACCGCGCTACTACATGCTAGAAACACACTATACGAACCCGCAGATGGATGCATTCATCAGCGACAGCTCTGGCCTGCGTTTGCATTACACGGACAAGCTGCGCACCCACGATGCCGGCATTCTAAGCGTCGGCATCGACCCGAACTGGAGGCATATCATACCACCCGGCCAGCCAGACGTTATCTCCGAAGGTCATTGCATCTCGGATTGTACCGGACACACCATACCCAACAGCGGCATCAACATATTCGCTGTCATTATGCATACTCATCAGCTGGGCAGGAAGGTCCGATTGCGTCAGATAAGGTCTGGCGAGGAGCTGCCACCCATTGCGTCTGACACCAATTACGATCCTAGCTATCAGGAGTATCGGAAGCTGCAGAAGCCCGTCAGGGTCTATCCGGTGAGCGTTTGTTTCTCTCTCGTGATCATCGACCAAGTCGATGGTCGTGTTTCTGCGCGATGTTTCTTTCGCAGAGATTTAAGTAGCGATCCAAGGAGTCGATATGATAAAATTCTTCTGGAAGTAATAGGAAAATGAAGCGTATAGCGATGGAAAAGTTGTGTAATTCTTTATTTGGTATTAATGAAGCATATGGGGTAATCATAGGTGGACATATGTGTTTTTGTTACAGGGTGATCATTTAATAGCCGAATGTACATATTCATCTAAATCCAGACAAGCAATCACGCTGGGTGGATTGTCGACGAGGGAAGAAACTTGTTTGGTATCCACGCTTTATTATCCTCGCATCGAACTGTCGCTTTGCTACTCTCTGCCTTCATTACCGACGGTTCTGCAGAGTTTGGGAATCCAAAAGCTGATGCAGTGAGTATTTGTCGTAACGTTTTCTGTTCGTGTTTGAATATCGACAATAATTTCGATGAGATCTCTTTTGTTCGTTCATTTTGCCAAACTGTCTGCTATGAAACAAACGAAACAGTTAGGTTGACTTGAATTTCGCGAAATAATCACGCCTGTCGGTTTGTCGgttgtttcatttttcttttttttttttccttttttatatcgAAAGTTCAAAGACCGTTTGAGATTAATTTACGCGGCAGGTTTGATACCACGTTAATGATCACGACGTATGCCTCTACACACAAAGCAATGACCAGACGTTCGCTCCTTTTACTCTGATTACTTTAAATTGGCAATTAGGGACGGCGATGGCCCGTGCGTCACGACCGCACGACCTGTCGTTAGTTCAACGAGCGTCGGTTATATTGCGCCAGACGCATCGTTTATTGCATTACGTAATGTTACGTGTGTCACGAAGACGCTTCCTGCGACGTGTCACGAACCTTAATGTAACAAGCGTCCTGTTTCACTAAACACACTCCGACTACATTGAATACCGTAGTTAAATTACTGTTATTACTACCACTAATATCGGCAGGTCGTCGCTAGTTGGATCGTTAACTCCGACAGAGATCATTGTCATCTTTGCGTGACATCGCGACCAAATTGCTGTATCGACCAGAGACAGGCAAACAACGCTCCTACTTCAAAACCATACACCTGTTACCAACAATGCGATCATTACCGGGCCATCAAACTAATTAGCCTAAATACCTAAATAATCAACTTATTATCATTATGTAGACAACCATAACCAACGATCTGAACTCCTATTTTCTGTCTTATCCGTTCGAAATCTAATTCAGTCTCAGGACGTTCACTAAAATTTCCTGGCCAAGAAAGTGAGAGGCACACGTAAACGCGTTCCTGTTTTCTTCAAGCCATACACAAAGACTTGCAACAAGCTTTGTTCCGGCAAACGAGCGCGCTTTCACGATGCGGGTCACAGGAGCAAAGTCATTCTCGGGACTCCTGAAACTTCGTCTCTGTAGGACGTGGAATCGAGTCAAGCCGTAACAAACCTTCACGTATCATTCTTTCTCGTTACAGGGGTTCCAGCCCGGTAAAGATTCAAGAACCGCAAAAGTTGTCCGGCATGACATTGGAGGAACGTTTGCTTAGCTACGACTGGGAGACCAGTTTTCAAAGTTTCCGAGAAGCTACTCGTGGAGGCACCTTCAAACCCCTCTGCTGGACGAACAAGGGTGTGCTGCCGGGCACGGAGAACTTGGAAGTCCACTATCCTAGGATTTTGAGGCCGTACGAGGAGGTTAACTTGCCCTGCTCGAAGAAACCTCTCAGAAACAAGTTGTCGATGTTGCTTAGTGAAGACGAGGATATCGGTGCTCCCGTGGATCCTGACAGTGACGAGACAAACGCCGTCGAACGTGGACAATTGGTGCGCAGCAAAGTGTCCCGCAGCAGTGACGGACCAACTGGCGGAAGTTCCTCGATTAGATCGGTACCACCGATGGTCTTAATATCGACCATTTTGGTGGTTGTAGTTGGCGGCACGTTCAGGTGAACACTGGTTGGTCGTCTGCACGCTGATCGACCGACCGATCGATTTCGTTTATCTAGGACGGCCGTTTTATCTTCTTGTTGATCGCGCTGTATCGGGGAGGAGATGCATATGTAAGTACGTACCGGTGTGTATCCTCTAACGCGTCACTTAAACTAAACAACTATATTCGTCGTTGATTGGTCGTTGAATGAGGATAGCGGTAAATACCGGGGTTCCCTTTCGCGTTCGTTTCCACGTCTATCCGGTTTGTCCTACTACCGAACGATCGCAATTTTTCTTACGGAGACGATTCGTTTTACGAAACACATCAAGGAAGAGTTGATCGATGGATCAGCTGGATGGATTACCTCGATCGAcgtgagaaaaagaaatatttttgatgGTTTTGAGTCGTGATCGCGCACGGAACGAATAATGGATGTTGTCGACACGAGACGATCTACTGAAGATTGCCAAATATATTTTCCCCTAATGAACGTCCATCGAAGAGTAGGATCTACGGTGTCCTCATTCAAGGATCAACCTCCCTTTTCGCGATCTCTGCTCGTGCAACTATATTGTTATAACGAATCGCGTACTCGCGCAGGACCATCGTTGGATATCTTTCGACTTCGATCACTCGTCGTTTCTCAGTTTTCGCCatctaatttctttttcaaaatacTGCACAAATGATATTGTGTGTGAAGAGCTAAACGTATAAATACCTTTGTATCTACGAGGTACTATTTATCGATCCGTATCGACGCCGGCATAAAAGCAAGCTTTTAGGTTCATTCGCAAGTAATCGATTCAGAATTTAATTCGATTTCATTCGGTTAGTCGCGAAGTATTTCGCTTGAACATGGCGCGGGCAAAGGCTGATACGATCAAAGGAAGTCCCTTGAAATCCTGCAAAGAATTGCGTTTCCGTCGTAACGTTAACATAGTCGGCGCTTGCATCAAAACGACTGGATCTCTCGCCCTTTGACACGATCAGATAAAAGGAACAACGTGAATACGGATGAATCGTGAATCGAAATCGTGGGCGACAAAGTTACTCATTGCTCCTCTATTTCGTTACTTTTCACTATAGCCCTGTCTGTTATACATGATCCGACGCGTATTATATTGcgtgaaatataatacaataatttttgGATCGGTCGTACATGAATATGAACTTACATACGTGTATAACTTTAATCAATCTTAGCCTACATTCCTTTGGTTGATAATAGTAAATACGTGACAGCGCGATTGAACGAGAAAGAGTAAAAATATGATACAAGTTTTCTAGTCCATTTTTACAAACAACGGGCTGTGTTTTCGAACTCGACTCGTCGTTTCAAGATAAAAGCAACCTAGTGTAAATCGCGAATATGTACTAGCCGATTCTCTCCTTTAGCAGTTCTCGAACGAAAGATATCCACGAGGAAATTGAAATCCTGTCTATTGTGCGGAATTATTTCGAAGCTTCTAGACTCGAAAGAATTTATATTGTTGGCTGTTTATTTAGCAGGCTGAGAACCAAGCGAATTCAACGCATTCGGGTGGTCTTAACGAAgagaaaatttctaaagaagTAGCTTTCAGGCGCAGCTTTCTAGATTTTTCAAAGAGTAATCTCATGGAGAATCGCTTGGTTTCCGCCGGAGTCTGTATATTCTGTTACTATTAGATTTATACGAATAGATACGTTTTTTAGCGGAGACCATATAAACGTTGGTCGATTCGCACTCGGGACTAATAAACCAAGTTTGCAACGTTCTTTACTGTATCGTGGAATTATTTTAGCCTCGTTACGTGTCACTTGACCAACGTTTGTACCATTTCCTTTGTAATATTCTGTACAGTTCCTTAAGTATAGCTCTCGTTGTTCAGCTGGCTGTTCGTGCCggagattatttattttttatttaattgtataGAGAAGAAGTTTACTTGTCGCGTTGATACTCTGTTTCGCCTGCGTTTCCACGCGTTAgatatatatgcgtttttaTATATTCCGCGCGTCACATGTTCACGAAGCGCGACGGTCGGAAAGCGTACGTTGAGTTTCTTGATGCGTTCTCCACCGCTCGCTCGGGGACACTTGTCACTACGAATGGCACACGCGGTGTTGCATCGATCTCTACGTGATCGATTCCACCAACGGAAGACACGTGCTTCCGTTTCTTCGCGACGCCACGCTTTAAAGCGGTGCTTTGACTCCTTGGTAGGCAATCGATAATGATTGTCTCGTCGGgcgtttgtaattaattaacagCCGTCATAGCTAATTCAGACTTATGAATTCATGATTCAAATAACGATCTATTATCGAAACTATTACTGAAATGTCATGTTTTATTCGACTTATCGAACAATGTAACATTTGAGACAATAAAAGAATTGTTTTAAAGAACAATTTATCACGATCATG is drawn from Bombus terrestris chromosome 12, iyBomTerr1.2, whole genome shotgun sequence and contains these coding sequences:
- the LOC100644690 gene encoding MOXD1 homolog 2 yields the protein MKAVIATCLLLFVNGVLSVEWKHSAVLDNNFLVLWTPGERDVMFEIQVKTLGYVGLGFTRDDGSVGADMVIGWVDNNGQLHLQDRHVKNSSKDPQMDSSQDYSLLLGYENKTHTVLRFSRRYDTCDPRDLKITNDTMQVVWQYHVEEPVSAAGVLPDHDAIRGSRPLYLVQRDAQPKPTSRNQEAEPQLQTWDILNQQVRLPKGQDTLLWCRVLRMPNIDHKHHVVKYEPVIQPGSHDYLHHMTLYECRRDQALLESAAKTSGSVCYEPNQPSLECNTIAAIWSLGSEGFNYPPEAGYALDPHTGPRYYMLETHYTNPQMDAFISDSSGLRLHYTDKLRTHDAGILSVGIDPNWRHIIPPGQPDVISEGHCISDCTGHTIPNSGINIFAVIMHTHQLGRKVRLRQIRSGEELPPIASDTNYDPSYQEYRKLQKPVRVYPGDHLIAECTYSSKSRQAITLGGLSTREETCLVSTLYYPRIELSLCYSLPSLPTVLQSLGIQKLMQGSSPVKIQEPQKLSGMTLEERLLSYDWETSFQSFREATRGGTFKPLCWTNKGVLPGTENLEVHYPRILRPYEEVNLPCSKKPLRNKLSMLLSEDEDIGAPVDPDSDETNAVERGQLVRSKVSRSSDGPTGGSSSIRSVPPMVLISTILVVVVGGTFR